The genomic DNA AACAACACCTTGAAATGGCAGAAGAGACCGTCAGGCTATCCGCCCCCCGTCGTGGCACGCACTGAGCATTCTTTTATTCAATGCTTGCGGGAATCCCATCCTGAATCGTTGGGCGCAACAACTTCACTCCCAGCTCATTCCGAATTCGTGAACTGTCGCAACGTTTGCCAAAGTTCGCTGACGGCTCGTCTGGCATGAGCGGGGCAGGGGTTTGGAGGTGTTTTGCCAGCTCCGAATAAAACTCGAACCGGCGATTCGGTTGCTCATCACTGAGCAGATAGAGAGGGGAGGAAGGGGGGCCGCTCGCTAAGATAAATAAAACTTGCAGGATATCGTCGACATGAATCAAGTTCAGCCACCCATCGGGGTTGCCCGAAATCGGTTTCTGTTCTCGTAATTGTTCTTTGCGACCGATCAAACGCCCGGGGCCGTAAATTCCCGAGAGGCGTACGATCGTTGCATCACGATTTTCGTTGTGAGTGTAGAGTTCTCTGACAACATTTTCCGCGTCGAGGCAAATCTGTCCACTCTCATTTGCTGGTTCGCAGAGAGTCTCTTCGTTGACCCAATCACCGGTTGATTCGCCGTAGACACTCGTGCTGGAAACATAGATCAATCGCGGGATTCGATCAGCGATCTCACTCAGGACATTTTTTAAGCCCGCGACATAGACATCCCGTTTGTTCTCATCCGCACTTCGGTCATACCCGACTGCATAAAGGCACAAATCCGCTTGCGGTAATGATCGCAGCGACTCCGGTTCCAGAACATTCCCAATGACGGGGTTGATGCCAGCCAGTTGCAACGCATCGGCACGTTCCG from Thalassoglobus polymorphus includes the following:
- a CDS encoding SDR family oxidoreductase, with the protein product MHVLIIGCGYVGERFAKQALERGWQVTALTRSPERADALQLAGINPVIGNVLEPESLRSLPQADLCLYAVGYDRSADENKRDVYVAGLKNVLSEIADRIPRLIYVSSTSVYGESTGDWVNEETLCEPANESGQICLDAENVVRELYTHNENRDATIVRLSGIYGPGRLIGRKEQLREQKPISGNPDGWLNLIHVDDILQVLFILASGPPSSPLYLLSDEQPNRRFEFYSELAKHLQTPAPLMPDEPSANFGKRCDSSRIRNELGVKLLRPTIQDGIPASIE